The Lathyrus oleraceus cultivar Zhongwan6 chromosome 5, CAAS_Psat_ZW6_1.0, whole genome shotgun sequence genome includes the window GCAGGCGCCACAAGCATTGACGCCTCCTTTAAGAGCCCAATGCATGTGCGTCAATGCATCTGGCGCCTCCTCTATTTTTTTGGGGGGTGCGCCAACTCCCCCGGCGCATCCTCTCCCAAAGTtggttattttggaattttttgaAAAGATGGTTAATTTCGTATTTTTGTTGAAAAACctgattattttaaaaaaaaattctcctAGACATAAAGGCTCCAAAATTTGTTTCATTTATGTGTCACTTTCCGGTATTTGTTTTTTCACTAAATCCCTTATTATTtatttctctttctttttttaatatttttataattttataattttattaatgaagatgattttataatttttttttataatttctCATAGGTAAACTATAACATACAAAGTTCAAAATGAATTTAAAAACTTGAAAATGCTCTTAGATTAGGACCACCACCTCTTTCAACACTAGTTCAAAATCTAACATTATTTTAAACAAACAACAAAGGTGGTATAGCTGTCTCAATTTTCTTCATAAGTTTCAgtcacaaaaataaaaataaaaactcgTCCAACTTGATTAATCAGTTGCTATCAAagcaacaaaaaaaaaaaaacagcTTTCTTCGTTGTCTTGTGACAGTTAGAGATTAAAACCAATGAATTTTTCTATCAATAGCCGTAAATTTTTGAATCATAATCACTTAGTCAAAGGGAAGGAAAACAAAAAACATTAATTCTTGACAAAGATTTGCATCAAAGGGAAACTTATTAAAAACTGATTCACACAGTCAAATAAAGCAAAACAAAGATCAGGCCAGAGTTCATGTTTCCCTATCACATTCAAAGcaaaacaaaaacattgccacattttttttcttctaaatATCTAAATCATTTCTGTATGTTCTCTGAACACTTTCAAGATATTAGAAAAAGTAACAATGCCAATTAAGCTGCAATCATCATCAATAACCCACAAGTAGTTCACTCTATGAGCAATTGCTTGAATCATCACAGCAATCAAAGAGCTTTTCGGATGACACACTATAGCCTCTGCCTTCCTCACAAATCTCGTCGAGTAACTCGACGACCTTGCGTACCTTCCCGGACTATTCAAACTCCTTGTCGGACTCTCCTCATCAGACGAGGACGAGGCCGACATATCACCGGTCAGAGAAGTCAAAATTGTAAACTTCTGTAGCAGTTTCTCCAGATTCTTCTCCTTCAACCTCGCCTTCACAACGCTCACCAGACCCTCTGGCGGGCCGCCATAGTCAATGTAGGACATCAAGTCCCCTGCAGACAAAGTTGTGACAGCGGCCGCAACTGACTCGTCGCAGCAAGCTAGCGTGAAGGGCGATATCTCCCCGATGAATGTCCCATCACCGTCGACAACAGCAACAGAAGTTTGTTGTGCGAGGGACTTCGCGATGGCTTCAACGACAGAAGCTGCAGGGGAGTAGTAATCAATGGCGAGCACATCGGAGCTGATAATATCAAGATCAGCAATGGATTGTGCGGAGAGTGGAGCAAAGAGACCAATGGAACCAAGCAAGAACCTGATTACATCCTCCTGTGTTAACCAACAGAACTCAACGCCGTTGTGGCCGCTGATTGTTGATGACTTCTGATGCTGTTTTCTCCTTGAAATGCCACCTCTTCTTGTTTGCACAATTGGCACCACAAGATTTTGTGCTCCCTCAAGTATCAGATCAATTGCTTCCAATAAGCTGAAACATCAAATTAACAAGAAATATGACTAATTAACCAAAAATCCTAATCTTTACCATGTTAAAAACACACATTAAAACAGAATTTTGAAGCTTAAACAAGAAATTACACAAGAATAATTAGTTAATTAGTTCATAGACATTTTCAAGTTTCATCTCGGGAGCATTTACATTGGGACTTTTTCTTTTACGGAGCAAAACACCCAAAACCATAGGTGTGTGGGTTCTCCACTTATAGAGCAAAACACCCAAAAACAATAGGTGTGTGTGCGGATTATCTCACTTAAAGAGCAAAACATCCAAACTGATAGGTGCATGGATTCTCCCACTTATAAATCTTCGGGTCTCCACATTTTATGTAACACTTCTCCTCAAATGTGAGTCTATCCTTCAAGCGGAAGCTCATTACACCACTGTTGACACATTTCAACGGGCCACACCTCCTGCGCAGTAGAGAATTTCGATGCAAATGAATTGCTCCTTCACTCAAACCAAAGGTTTATGATATCCCTATTAGGTCAATTTGGGGTCAACACGAGAAAGAGAAAGACACCTTTACCAGAAAAACAATTATCTTTCTAAGATAAATACTTTTTAACCAATTTATAAATATTAAAGTCTCACTTTCTAACCAACATAAAACTTTCCCACACAATTCACCCTTATTTTTCTCACACTAAATCCTTAAAGAAAATGGTCATCACTAATAGATAACTCCAGATCCAAAAAAAACTCtcaataataacaataataataataataacaacaataaaatatAAGAGGAAAGAGAGAGAAAAATATTGCAATgaagcaataaataaataaaaaaatgaaaagtaCCTAGAAGAAGGTTCCAGATGCACAACAAGACCATGAACCTTATTCAAAACATTAGCAATCGAAGCCTTAAGAGCAGATTCAGGGCACAAAAGACTTTCCTCTTTGCAAAGGTAACAAATCACATCAACCATACACACCTTCCCCACACATTCAGAGTAATCACAGTTCCAAACACTGACGAAACTCTCGCCGGAGCTTCTGAGGAGTTCAATCGCCTCGGCGACAGTAGCCGATGTCGAAATCGACTTCAGCGGCGGCTTCCCGAGACAGAGTTCAGATAACTCATATGTCAGACAGGACACTTCCATGCAAAGATTGAACACGCGGTGGCGGAGAGAATGTTGAAAGGGTTGttgaaaattgaaaattgaaaCACTCGTTTTTGTTGTGGGTTGTAAGAATGAAtgcaaaaggaaaataaaagcgTGTATTTATAGAGAGGGAAATTATAACATCGGTTTTAAGACAAATAGAAAATTTAGTACAAAAATGGTTGTGGATCCTacttttctttttttaaataGAAAAAATGTACACTTTTTTTATCTTTTGATGCAATTGGGCATTATTGCTTTATACCGGTAAAGATTACATTTTTGTACTCATATAAACACATTTTTAACCATAGATTTATCATTTAAAAGTTTAATGGTTTGGATGTGTTGGTGGTCTATAAAAGTTTATCATAAAAATATGTTTTTTTGACTTCTtctttttttgtatttttgagatgcatttatttaataataaaatatatgtttatatttaaataataaattgattattttattattttctttaattttatttataaaaaaatttataaataaataatatatctgGACAATATATGAATCAgattatttaataaatttaaaaaatattgtTTTTATAAATAAAGATAGTAAtcaatttatatttttaattgtatgtgttaaaatttatttctttttgtttgtAACAAATAGTTTAAATAGACTTTAAAAAATCtacttttatttcttttttctacattaatttttttttcttttcacttcaagttttttttaaagaaaatattttttttatttgatgATAAGTTTATTAAGAATTTGTTTAATAATAGTTGATAACTATCATTTATGTCTAATTCACATGAGTACATATAAAAAATCCTATCAAAAGTTTAATCTAAAAAATTATGATTTTATCTGTATAACTAATTCCAATAAAAAGAGAAAATCTGTaataaaattcataaaaataaaataaaagtttcataaaataaataaaaaattcaacTTTAATGAAAATAATGAGGTTAAAGATGacaaaaaaatcatttttttaatttaagtatatatttaattaacAAATAAATAAATGTATTTTAAAAGGTCAAATTTTGTAAGATATGTTTTATAAACcacaaaatcaaaatcaaaatcaaagtACATTTATACTAAGTTGCCAACATTATATCTAATCCATCCAATTTTTAAATTTATAAATCAAAGTCTAAAAAGTGCTTGAGAATTGATATCCCACTACGTAGTGCACAAATCTTGTTaagataattttttattttcttactTTATACTTTAGGTATTTTAGAATATTCAAATCTCAATATTACTAAAagaaattaataaaaaataatataattttttttttgattttacttattaaaaaaattgaCTTTTTATATATAATTAATATATCTAATTTATTATACAATTCATATATACGTTGATTAATATCAGAAGAAATATTActtaaattaataataaatacACAGTCAACCCATCTCTAGAATAAAAGAATATTCATCAAGATAATTATCAAATGGAAAATGCTAATGAGTGCCCCTGCAGTACTGGTTAAAAAATTAAAATGGTAAGTTAAATATTATTTAAGAGATTTAAAAGATATGTTTTTTCTAAATATATATGTATTCAATGCACTGAAAACATAAATAGTCAACTTTTTAAAAGAATATTATATGTATTCAATTAACTGAATATAatatattttctttatttaaaaTTCTTAACGAGTACCCCGAGGACACTGGTTAGCATGACCCTTATTAAATTAGTGTatttacatttttatttttatttttttgacaAAAGTATTCACTTATACTATTATATTCTTAAGCAACAACCTTTTAACTTTTCTACAAATTTAATTATTTGTACTAAATCTGAAATGGAGTAAAGATCGGTGGTAATAGTGAATTAAAGCTTCTGATACGGTGGAGACGGGATTGACCTGCAAGGTTAACACTCCAATATTTGAGTCAGTATGTGAGAAATGAGGGAATAAAAATTGAATATGAAATCGAGTACTTGAATTGGCGCACTCTCTCTATATATAATGGAGAGGAAATAACAGCTTGATATTTGTTAGACGTGAATTGCTGAGAGTCGTTAGATGTATCATGAGTTTGGATCCTCTATACTTATCTGCAAGACAGTTCTCGTTTGATGAGAAGGTTTTGAATGGATTGTAGCTCCATTAGAGTGGCCGGTCGAGGATCAATATGGTCGGCCCATAATAGTTGTCTCCCTAGCCTTTGTTTTTGCGTAACTGATAACTCATTTTGTGTGGGGTATTCTAACTCTTAACACTTGATTTTATTTTGAATTAAACAAGTTTGTTAGGTTAATTTaatttcattttgatcaagactttattggatcaaccaagaatcaagggtttattgtgagtcacgagcatggagtctgggtaagaaccgtcctaaaggagtgtactaagaataaaacctgtagatcgtgttctaaaaagttcccagagtcttaattccatctatcggatattacagattaggatgactgactcatcaacccataatattctcaagagaaactcgtctaagggtagtatcgcataacaactgttatcaagtctacacctgaacagtctctgcactacatcctaaataggccaagataggttaaatgttctacggtcctcagcttctcggaccccaaatcagagatagtaatgcctaaccacaaataacttgtgtgacattcctaactccaaaagggtatccactgagtagatgggtctcaagccaacttgttaaggactactccacacaagtcgaacatgactatatcatcctcatatcttaatttcactcaagttcgggttagaacttatctcaccactcagagatcaccaagcgcaacaagcagattatatcacacaaacaaatatacatacatcaaatatacaattatatacacacaaaaaagtaggctaaacccactagagactactccccatcagagtcgcaacttaatttctgtagcgctaaattcatgaccatcaagcaatggataagctagacgcactatgccaaaaatgacttttaacagcgcatcttagacagcgcttataaaagaaagcgctgtctaaggtttaaattaaaataaaacacggaaaatgttccaaaaaaataatgaaagcgctgtctaagggggggtcttagacagcgctttctaaaagcgctgtctaagatccccccttagacagcgcttttagaaagcgcttttaaatatagaccttagtcagcgctttcgataaagcgctgtctaaagtctttaaattaaaaaaaaaattaaaaccaaaagcgctgtctaagggggggtttagaaagcgcttttggaaagcgctgtctaaggcataccttagaaagcgctttccacaaaagcgctgtctaaggtctaattaaaataagCGGCAATGGCATCCTGTGAAAGAGAGTTAGATTTGCATCGTGCGGTGAAGCATAAGCGGCAATGGCATCATCGGAAGGAGAAGAGTCTCAGCAGCCACAACTCGTCCTCGCCGACAAGCTTTTCCTCCTCAAACAACCCGATGTTCAAGACATTGACAAAGTTGGATTCAAGGAGGATGTCTTCACATTCGTCAAGGATCATGGTTTCAATCTTTCCCTCTTCTTTCAACTATTTTCTATTCTATATAAACCCTAATTCccttttgtgttttgttttgtaCAGATATGGTCCCTTTATACGAAACCCTAGTCGCCGATTCTGTTTTGGATATGGATCGTACCCTTTTGGACTCTATGCGTGCTAAAATTGACGATGAGCTTAAGAAGCTTGACGAAAAGTGAGTCTCTCTTTTGCTTTTTTCATTACCTTGAGATTTTTGGGGTTGGGTGCTGTAAACCCCAATTGAAAATTTCGGATTTTGAATTGCAGAAAATTTTACAATAATAGGGTTACCATCTAAGTATAGCACACTGATGGCTCCTTGATGTTTATTTTTTCAATTAACTATATTATATGAGATTTACTTATCTGAATTGTACTAATGGATTTGGCAAGTGTTTTTCTGTTCATATGTTTTGCTGGTTATTGATCTTAATCATCACCACTGTTATCACTGAGGTTCTGAACTAAGTTGATTCTTTTAGCTAGTGTATGTTTGGTTTTCATCTTGGATGAGTCAAAAGCAATTCTAGAAGTGTAAAATTGATTTTGACATGGTTGTTTTCTTTGGGCTGAGTGCGTACTGAGTTAAGAATGAGATATGATTGAtcaaattattttattttcacCCTGGGAGAGCAGACACAGTAGAACTGTAATCCATGCCCTCCATATTTTAGGAAAAGATGCAATGGTGCTACCATACTGAAGATGGCGTAAAGTGAACCCCTCTTTGTAGCTTTGCTATTTGGCTGTGACTGTGATATCTGCATGTTGCTAGAGAACCTAGAAATAGAATTATCGATTGATGAATTTGACCTGTTTATGGGAGTACGACATATCTATTGCTAGAACCCGCATACTTTGTAGGACTTACTGCTCTTCATTTTCAACATAGAAAAGATAATTATTTTTTTAGTGAAAATATGGAAATTTCAACTCAGCAAGTACCATTTGAAAACCTAAAATACTGGGAGAAGGATAAATACCAAGGCTGGGTCATAgtaattgtttttttttttctttctaattGCAATTCCTCGAGATACAAACTGTTATTTGAAAAGTGACAAATTTAATTATCCTTGCACTTATGATAGTCCATGTGAATGTCTCATTTTAGGATTGCTGATGCCGAGGAAAACTTAGGTGAGAGTGAAGTCCGCGAGGCTCACTTGGCAAAATCCTTGTTTTTCATCCGGATTGGGGACAAGGTATGCATTGCATTTATAATTGATTGCTCATCTCCTTTATGCTGCTGGAATCAAGTCATCACTCTATCCCATGTATTAGGAGAAAGCCCTGGAACATCTCAAGATAACAGAAACCAAGACTGTTGCAGTGGGGCAGAAGATGGACTTGGTGTTTTATACGCTGCAGCTTGGTTTCTTTAACATGGATTTTGATCTAATTTCCAAAAGTATTGACAAAGCTAAAAGGTAATTATTTGAATCTCATATATCTGTAGTTATATCCTCTGCTATGTTTTTGATTTAAGCAATGGCTTTCTAACTGTTTGCAACATTATTACAGCTTGTTTGAAGAAGGTGGTGACTGGGAAAGGAAGAACCGGCTGAAAGTGTATGAAGGCCTCTACTGCATGTCCACTAGAAATTTTGAGAAGGCTGCAACATTGTTTTTGGATTCTATCTCACCGGGTTTGTGGTACTCAATTAGAGAGGAAGGGAGGCAGTTCCCACTAAGGTTgcgttttttctattttttcgGTTTTCACTTGGGATGTGAATTGGTTATGTTGTCAACATGTTTCTATTATCAAGATATGATTTCTGCAACATTCTGTTTGGATTATATTGGGGATATTTTAAGTGAAACcattttttttttgcttttgaGTTGTTGGATTATTTTGTGGGCGGATCACTTTGCTGTTATCAAATGGAGAGAGAGGGAGGATTAAGTACTAGCCTCTGTTTGTACCGATAAAGAGGAAAAGATGTTTGACCTGaatggtgatgatgatgaagtttgTGTTGTTTAACAGATCATGATAATAGACTACAAATTAACTTATCCAAGTGGAACTGCTACTGCGGTTCTTATTAATGGATTCCATACACCTAAAGGAGATGTCATGGCCAAGTATGAACCTGTTTTgtcttttcttttgtttttagTTTTAATGTTTTGGAGTTTCTCAAATTTGTTTAACTTCTTTTGCAGGAAGCAGGTTCATGGATTCGTAAAATTCTTCGCATCGAGCTTTGTCTGGGCATTCTTTCAGTGGTTCTTTACTGGTGGAGATACTTGTGGATTTGTTCAATTTCCTACTTTTGGATTGCAAGCATGGAAAAACTCGTGAGTTCTCTTTTGTTTTTTGTTCTACTACTAGTAGTACTAAAAGTTCTCAACTACATATGAAATAATTATGTAATTGTTGCTGATTAAAACGCTACAATTTTGCAGATTTTACTTCGATTTCAGTATGACTTATGTTGGAGCAGGAATGATCTGTTCTCATCTTGTTAATTTATCATTACTTCTTGGTGCTGTGGTTTCATGGGGCATCATGTGGCCGTTAATCAGAGGACTAAAAGGAGAATGGTTCCCTGCAAATATAAAAGAAAGTAGCATGAAGAGTCTCAATGGTTATAAGGTTTAAGTTTAGCTAGAATTAATTAAAGGACCTTAATAAAAAGATATAAAATTATTTCTTTTTACACCTTAGCTGATTTTTATCCCTTGCTTCAGGTTTTCATTTCCATTGCCTTGATTCTTGGTGATGGGTTTTACAATTTTGTCAAAGTTCTCTATTTCACTGCCACAAATATCCACGCCAACATGAAAAAGAAGAATCTTAATAATACATGTAAGTAAGTGATAGCTTATAATTTTTCCAGTCCTTGAGGGTTTCGTTCATACTCTCAACATACTCTCCTCATTTGCAGTTTCCGGTAACCAGAAACAGTTGCCTCTTGATGATCTAAGACGCAACGAAATGTTTGCGAGAGAAAATATTCCAATATGGTTGGCATGTACAGGGTACATATTTTTCTCCGTCATCTCTATTGTTGTAATCCTGTTGATGTTCCCTCAGGTGAAGTGGTATTTTGTCCTGTTTGCATATATTTTTGCGCCTTCTCTTGGCTTCTGCAATGCTTACGATGCTGGATTAACCGATATGAACATGGCTTATAACTATGGAAAAGTAGCTCTCTTTGTACTTGCAGCCTTGGCTGGAAAAAGTGACGGTGTAGTTGCTGGACTTGTAGGGTGTGGTTTGATTAAATCAATTGTTTCGATTTCATCTGATTTGATGCACGATTTCATCGGATTCTtagattcccaccgatgtatgtatttctaacttatgagttatttttatatttacacatatctcatataattaaatagttggaattaattcaaaatatgttatattattatgtagtactttgaggaattcaagtgtgcattttatacaaaggatcaagtggacgaaatcaaagaggagtggtgtcaattcatgatagagctcaatgtttgttcataaatttgtgtaattaatgtgtacatttgtagtatatgtaatgacttgtaaatgtgtacataatttgtatatattttgatacatttaaggcaaaattggtttgaattggtatatatatatatttgttagccaaaaattggtagaaaaaaggccaaaatggcatatataaaatgtgataa containing:
- the LOC127086370 gene encoding CBS domain-containing protein CBSX5 isoform X1, with the translated sequence MEVSCLTYELSELCLGKPPLKSISTSATVAEAIELLRSSGESFVSVWNCDYSECVGKVCMVDVICYLCKEESLLCPESALKASIANVLNKVHGLVVHLEPSSSLLEAIDLILEGAQNLVVPIVQTRRGGISRRKQHQKSSTISGHNGVEFCWLTQEDVIRFLLGSIGLFAPLSAQSIADLDIISSDVLAIDYYSPAASVVEAIAKSLAQQTSVAVVDGDGTFIGEISPFTLACCDESVAAAVTTLSAGDLMSYIDYGGPPEGLVSVVKARLKEKNLEKLLQKFTILTSLTGDMSASSSSDEESPTRSLNSPGRYARSSSYSTRFVRKAEAIVCHPKSSLIAVMIQAIAHRVNYLWVIDDDCSLIGIVTFSNILKVFREHTEMI
- the LOC127086370 gene encoding CBS domain-containing protein CBSX5 isoform X2 encodes the protein MHLSVWMFCSLSEIIRTHTYCFWVFCSISGEPTHLWFWVFCSVKEKVPILLEAIDLILEGAQNLVVPIVQTRRGGISRRKQHQKSSTISGHNGVEFCWLTQEDVIRFLLGSIGLFAPLSAQSIADLDIISSDVLAIDYYSPAASVVEAIAKSLAQQTSVAVVDGDGTFIGEISPFTLACCDESVAAAVTTLSAGDLMSYIDYGGPPEGLVSVVKARLKEKNLEKLLQKFTILTSLTGDMSASSSSDEESPTRSLNSPGRYARSSSYSTRFVRKAEAIVCHPKSSLIAVMIQAIAHRVNYLWVIDDDCSLIGIVTFSNILKVFREHTEMI
- the LOC127082031 gene encoding 26S proteasome non-ATPase regulatory subunit 6 homolog produces the protein MASSEGEESQQPQLVLADKLFLLKQPDVQDIDKVGFKEDVFTFVKDHDMVPLYETLVADSVLDMDRTLLDSMRAKIDDELKKLDEKIADAEENLGESEVREAHLAKSLFFIRIGDKEKALEHLKITETKTVAVGQKMDLVFYTLQLGFFNMDFDLISKSIDKAKSLFEEGGDWERKNRLKVYEGLYCMSTRNFEKAATLFLDSISPGLWYSIREEGRQFPLRLRFFYFFGFHLGCELVMLSTCFYYQDMISATFCLDYIGDILSETIFFLLLSCWIILWADHFAVIKWRERED
- the LOC127082032 gene encoding metal-nicotianamine transporter YSL3 produces the protein MIIDYKLTYPSGTATAVLINGFHTPKGDVMAKKQVHGFVKFFASSFVWAFFQWFFTGGDTCGFVQFPTFGLQAWKNSFYFDFSMTYVGAGMICSHLVNLSLLLGAVVSWGIMWPLIRGLKGEWFPANIKESSMKSLNGYKVFISIALILGDGFYNFVKVLYFTATNIHANMKKKNLNNTFSGNQKQLPLDDLRRNEMFARENIPIWLACTGYIFFSVISIVVILLMFPQVKWYFVLFAYIFAPSLGFCNAYDAGLTDMNMAYNYGKVALFVLAALAGKSDGVVAGLVGCGLIKSIVSISSDLMHDFIGFLDSHRYKLSHGYNTRANKLKKMECLEQENHEIREEVTTLRDGYERVTAIMEALTAVQNQPPPPQTP